A part of Streptomyces sp. DSM 40750 genomic DNA contains:
- the dacB gene encoding D-alanyl-D-alanine carboxypeptidase/D-alanyl-D-alanine endopeptidase has protein sequence MPSTSPSPSSLVRPGGRHRKTKAPNPALRRAAVIAVVAPVAGTILAGPSAFAADKADAKAGTTELDATEQKIADNLNTRSQDTRLGSTFSGVVIDAKSDKVVWGHNADTALMAASNTKLVTSTAALTVLGPDHRLTTKVVYGDGTLTLVGGGDRTLTTDDLDALAKTAVAGLKNAGLTSVKVRIDDSLFPEPTLANGWNTGYYPDSIAPVRALVVDSHNVEDTSLDAGGVFAGLLAERGVTVDGEVTRGVVGERDVPVATHTSDKLSTVVKRMLKVSDNDIAESLLRLTAIGAGRSATFEDGTAVVRDVLTRYGISLDNFAVYDGSGLSRATRIPARTLADIVDLAADPQHSQTLKYIIDGLPVSGEAGATLGPEFGRFDTADSQCAVGQVKAKTGTLTGAVALSGLTKAEDGRWRVFSFVENDSTAGPSDIKDALDGLAATANGCWV, from the coding sequence ATGCCCAGCACCTCCCCTTCCCCTTCCTCCCTCGTCCGCCCCGGCGGACGACACCGCAAGACCAAGGCACCCAACCCGGCGCTGCGCCGGGCGGCCGTGATCGCGGTGGTAGCCCCCGTCGCCGGGACGATCCTGGCCGGTCCGTCCGCCTTCGCCGCCGACAAGGCCGACGCCAAGGCGGGCACCACCGAACTGGACGCCACCGAGCAGAAGATCGCGGACAACCTGAACACGCGCAGCCAGGACACCCGGCTCGGCAGCACCTTCAGCGGTGTCGTCATCGACGCCAAGTCCGACAAGGTCGTGTGGGGGCACAACGCCGACACCGCGCTGATGGCCGCGTCCAACACGAAGCTCGTGACCTCCACCGCCGCGCTGACGGTGCTCGGCCCGGACCACCGGCTCACCACGAAGGTCGTGTACGGCGACGGCACGCTCACCCTCGTCGGCGGCGGCGACCGCACGCTGACGACCGACGACCTCGACGCGCTCGCCAAGACCGCCGTCGCCGGGCTGAAGAACGCCGGGCTCACCTCGGTGAAGGTCCGCATCGACGACAGCCTCTTCCCCGAGCCGACGCTCGCCAACGGCTGGAACACCGGCTACTACCCGGACTCCATCGCACCCGTACGCGCTCTGGTCGTCGACTCGCACAACGTCGAGGACACCTCCCTCGACGCGGGCGGCGTCTTCGCGGGGCTCCTCGCAGAGCGGGGCGTCACGGTCGACGGCGAGGTCACGCGCGGCGTGGTCGGCGAGAGGGACGTGCCCGTCGCCACGCACACCTCCGACAAGCTGTCCACCGTCGTCAAGCGGATGCTCAAGGTCAGCGACAACGACATCGCCGAGTCGCTGCTGCGCCTCACCGCGATCGGCGCGGGCCGCTCCGCCACCTTCGAGGACGGGACAGCGGTCGTCCGCGACGTCCTCACCCGGTACGGCATCTCGCTGGACAACTTCGCGGTGTACGACGGCAGCGGACTGTCCCGCGCGACGCGTATCCCGGCGCGGACCCTCGCCGACATCGTCGACCTGGCCGCCGATCCGCAGCACAGCCAGACGCTGAAGTACATCATCGACGGGCTGCCCGTCTCGGGTGAGGCGGGAGCCACCCTGGGCCCGGAGTTCGGCCGGTTCGACACCGCCGACTCACAGTGCGCCGTCGGCCAGGTCAAGGCCAAGACCGGAACGCTCACCGGCGCCGTCGCCCTGAGCGGTCTGACCAAGGCCGAGGACGGCCGCTGGAGGGTCTTCTCCTTCGTCGAGAACGACTCCACCGCCGGCCCGTCCGACATCAAGGACGCCCTCGACGGCCTCGCGGCCACGGCCAACGGCTGCTGGGTGTAA
- a CDS encoding sensor histidine kinase has protein sequence MIRTDDDRLLPVLLICAQAVVWPGAALARGTVPSGSALLVAALAAGVVTAALALRRTRPVPALVVVAATCALGAGPLPAGAMAVLGTAGVALALFTVATERDTFTAVLCGAALAVWQLLQNISLHGLSDRDGLDLVLVALLYATACGAGVLVRRARRVRRAAEQRLKRAETERHRLPAAERRRMERELHDVSAHHLTAVVVTAGAALGLRDRRPELAAEALEFAVETGREVTRALRAVRAPAPSREELPSPEERLLDLVAGFRRLDQRVDCEIDPLPDGAVADAAYGIVREGLTNVARHAPGAHTKVLVRYGETRTDVVVTSAAPPAGTAAHAAGLGGGRGQGFLRSRAREAGGTLHSGPTADGGWEIRAALPGRTTTQVERSAPRGYRLAQVIAAVALVLQPLLPVLVIRAETTSSGSHVSAGVLFALLAAAQAVALLWLRRAPRTALGVLLGLAPLWPVAMTVGDYTGPAFLPPALSMLATCAALAGEAARAAADPARAAGDSARTAVDPAQVTATADPARTAMGPARTSAADDRPRVPWWVLPAAAVIVHTAAATVAVLDRGTTLPVWELVAWVAVGAELAVGAARWGGTLHGRRVLAARGTQEERLTVWTEEAVRDAWAERRRIAAGLETTVLSRTTDMVAEAEAGRLDTTAERAREALAAMRALLDTVRESEGEDEAGARRRPQPTLQALDLLAHQCRATGREVEIRLTDRVPERLPTAVDLAAYHAAEMVLAAGGDQPAVLELDAADGTLTLTATGVPRAARPAVRERLTARIAPLGGTLTPGGPDTVHLRLPLAAAPAAEQGRATDREEGSER, from the coding sequence ATGATTCGAACAGACGACGACCGGTTGCTCCCGGTCCTGCTGATCTGCGCCCAGGCCGTGGTGTGGCCCGGTGCGGCGCTGGCGCGCGGTACGGTCCCGTCCGGGTCCGCGCTGCTGGTGGCGGCCCTGGCCGCCGGAGTGGTGACGGCCGCGCTCGCGCTGCGCCGTACCCGCCCGGTGCCCGCCCTCGTCGTGGTCGCGGCCACGTGCGCGTTGGGTGCCGGGCCGCTGCCCGCCGGGGCGATGGCCGTACTCGGCACGGCGGGGGTCGCGCTGGCCCTCTTCACCGTGGCGACCGAACGCGACACCTTCACAGCCGTGTTGTGCGGGGCGGCGCTCGCCGTCTGGCAACTCCTCCAGAACATCAGCCTGCACGGGCTCAGCGACCGCGACGGCCTCGACCTCGTCCTCGTCGCCCTGCTGTACGCCACCGCGTGCGGCGCCGGCGTCCTCGTACGACGCGCCCGACGCGTACGCCGGGCGGCCGAGCAGCGGTTGAAGCGGGCCGAGACCGAGCGGCATCGGCTGCCGGCGGCCGAACGGCGGCGGATGGAACGGGAGTTGCACGATGTCAGCGCCCACCATCTGACGGCCGTCGTCGTCACGGCGGGCGCGGCGCTCGGGCTGCGTGACCGGCGACCCGAACTCGCTGCGGAAGCACTGGAGTTCGCGGTCGAGACCGGCCGTGAGGTCACGCGCGCGCTCCGTGCCGTACGGGCGCCGGCGCCCTCCCGCGAGGAACTGCCTTCGCCGGAGGAACGGCTGCTGGACCTAGTCGCCGGGTTCCGCCGCCTCGACCAGCGGGTGGACTGCGAGATCGACCCACTGCCGGACGGTGCCGTCGCGGACGCGGCGTACGGCATCGTGCGCGAGGGCCTGACCAACGTGGCCCGGCACGCGCCGGGCGCGCACACCAAGGTGCTCGTCCGGTACGGCGAAACCCGCACGGACGTCGTGGTCACCAGCGCGGCCCCGCCGGCCGGTACGGCGGCGCACGCGGCGGGCCTCGGCGGCGGACGCGGCCAGGGCTTCCTGCGGTCCCGGGCGCGGGAGGCGGGTGGCACGCTGCACAGCGGGCCCACGGCGGACGGCGGTTGGGAGATACGCGCGGCCCTCCCCGGCCGCACCACCACCCAGGTCGAACGGTCCGCTCCGCGCGGCTACCGCCTGGCCCAGGTGATCGCCGCCGTCGCCCTCGTCCTCCAGCCGCTGCTCCCGGTCCTGGTCATCCGCGCCGAGACCACGTCGAGCGGGTCGCACGTCTCCGCGGGCGTCCTCTTCGCCCTGCTCGCGGCGGCCCAGGCGGTCGCTCTGCTCTGGCTGCGCCGCGCGCCCCGCACCGCCCTCGGCGTCCTGCTCGGCCTGGCCCCGCTCTGGCCGGTGGCCATGACCGTCGGCGACTACACCGGCCCGGCCTTCCTGCCGCCCGCCCTGAGCATGCTGGCCACGTGCGCGGCGCTCGCGGGGGAGGCGGCGCGTGCGGCTGCGGATCCGGCCCGCGCGGCGGGGGATTCGGCTCGTACGGCTGTGGATCCGGCCCAGGTCACCGCGACCGCGGATCCTGCTCGTACGGCCATGGGCCCGGCCCGTACGTCTGCTGCTGACGATCGCCCGCGTGTGCCGTGGTGGGTTCTCCCCGCTGCTGCGGTGATCGTGCACACGGCCGCCGCCACCGTCGCCGTACTCGACCGGGGCACGACACTCCCCGTCTGGGAGCTCGTCGCGTGGGTGGCCGTCGGCGCCGAACTGGCGGTCGGCGCCGCCCGCTGGGGCGGGACCCTGCACGGGCGGCGCGTCCTGGCCGCCCGGGGGACACAGGAGGAACGGCTCACCGTCTGGACGGAGGAGGCCGTGCGGGACGCGTGGGCGGAGCGGCGGCGGATCGCCGCCGGGCTGGAGACGACCGTGCTGTCCCGCACCACCGACATGGTCGCGGAGGCGGAGGCGGGTCGGCTCGACACCACCGCCGAACGCGCCCGCGAGGCCCTGGCCGCGATGCGTGCCCTGCTCGACACGGTCCGGGAGAGCGAGGGCGAGGACGAGGCGGGGGCCCGGCGCCGGCCGCAGCCCACCCTCCAGGCGCTCGACCTGCTCGCCCACCAGTGCCGGGCCACCGGCCGCGAGGTCGAGATACGGCTGACCGACCGGGTACCGGAACGCCTGCCCACCGCCGTCGACCTGGCCGCCTACCACGCCGCCGAGATGGTCCTCGCGGCCGGCGGAGACCAACCCGCGGTGCTCGAACTCGATGCGGCGGACGGTACGTTGACCCTCACCGCCACCGGGGTGCCGCGCGCCGCGCGTCCCGCCGTACGGGAGCGGCTGACGGCGCGGATCGCTCCGCTCGGCGGCACCCTGACACCCGGCGGGCCGGACACGGTCCACCTCCGGCTGCCTCTCGCCGCGGCGCCGGCCGCGGAACAGGGCCGCGCAACAGACAGGGAAGAGGGAAGTGAGCGATGA
- a CDS encoding CBM35 domain-containing protein, with translation MHVRPVMASAALLAGLLVAMSGTTAQAATTRYEAETSPAVCTGTIDSDWTGYSGSGFCNGTNAAGAYAQFTVTAPASGTATLSVRFANGTTAARAANVVVNGSTAATASFESTSTWTGWTTKTLTVPVSSGSNVIRINPTSSTGLPNIDYLDADVPSGTTTPPSSSALYVSPSGTDSAAGTVSSPTTLTSAISRITAGGTIYLRGGTYAQPSTVTIPVGSSGTAGARTTLSAYPGETPVLNFSAQTESSSNRGLQLNASYWHVYGIVVERAGDNGIYVGGSDNVIERTVTRFNRDTGLQLGRMASTTPTADWPSDNLILSAESHDNADSDGEDADGFAAKLTTGTGNVFRYAVAHNNIDDGWDLYTKPDTGAIGPVTIEDSLAYENGTLSDGSQAGNGDRNGYKLGGDSIAVNHIVRRSIAYDNGKHGFTWNSNPGTMAVSGNVSIDNTERNFTFDGGTSVFRDNTSCRSGSGTNDRIIGDSDSSNQFWSGTNGARCSSYDGGLDWSFGSDGSLDVTFG, from the coding sequence ATGCACGTGAGACCCGTCATGGCGAGCGCAGCTCTGCTCGCAGGCCTGCTCGTCGCGATGTCCGGTACGACGGCGCAGGCCGCGACCACCCGGTACGAGGCCGAGACCTCACCGGCTGTCTGCACAGGCACGATCGACTCCGACTGGACCGGATACTCGGGCAGCGGATTCTGCAACGGCACCAACGCCGCCGGCGCGTACGCGCAGTTCACCGTGACCGCACCCGCATCGGGCACGGCGACACTGTCCGTCCGCTTCGCCAACGGCACCACCGCGGCGCGGGCCGCGAACGTCGTCGTGAACGGCTCCACGGCCGCGACGGCGTCCTTCGAGAGCACGAGCACATGGACGGGGTGGACGACCAAGACGCTGACCGTGCCGGTGAGTTCGGGCAGCAACGTCATCCGGATCAACCCCACGTCTTCGACCGGGCTGCCCAACATCGACTACCTCGACGCCGACGTGCCGTCCGGCACCACCACACCGCCGTCGAGCTCCGCGCTGTACGTCTCGCCGAGCGGGACGGATTCCGCGGCCGGTACGGTCTCGTCTCCGACCACCCTCACCTCGGCGATCAGCCGGATCACCGCCGGGGGGACGATCTACCTGCGCGGCGGTACGTACGCCCAGCCGTCGACCGTCACCATTCCGGTCGGCAGCTCCGGGACCGCCGGCGCCCGTACGACGCTCTCCGCCTACCCGGGCGAGACACCGGTCCTCAACTTCTCGGCGCAGACCGAGAGTTCGTCGAACCGGGGGCTCCAGCTCAACGCCTCGTACTGGCACGTCTACGGCATCGTCGTCGAGCGAGCCGGTGACAACGGGATCTACGTCGGCGGCAGCGACAACGTCATCGAGCGGACCGTGACGCGGTTCAACCGGGACACGGGGCTGCAGTTGGGGCGGATGGCCTCCACCACACCCACCGCCGACTGGCCGTCGGACAACCTCATCCTGAGCGCCGAGTCGCACGACAACGCCGACTCCGACGGGGAGGACGCCGACGGGTTCGCGGCGAAGCTGACCACCGGGACCGGGAACGTCTTCCGGTACGCCGTGGCCCACAACAACATCGACGACGGGTGGGACCTCTACACCAAGCCGGACACCGGGGCCATCGGGCCGGTGACCATCGAGGACTCCCTCGCCTACGAGAACGGCACGCTCAGCGACGGATCCCAGGCCGGGAACGGGGACCGCAACGGCTACAAGCTCGGCGGTGACAGCATCGCCGTGAACCACATCGTCCGGCGAAGCATCGCCTACGACAACGGCAAGCACGGTTTCACGTGGAACAGCAACCCGGGGACCATGGCGGTCTCCGGCAACGTGAGCATCGACAACACCGAGCGGAACTTCACCTTCGACGGCGGTACGTCGGTGTTCCGCGACAACACCTCGTGCCGGAGCGGCAGCGGTACGAACGACCGGATCATCGGTGACTCCGACAGCTCCAACCAGTTCTGGTCCGGGACGAACGGGGCCCGGTGCTCCTCGTACGACGGCGGCCTGGACTGGTCCTTCGGCAGCGACGGCAGCCTCGACGTCACCTTCGGGTGA
- a CDS encoding DUF5707 domain-containing protein, translating to MSKRIIVSSVVGVLALGGVAAGGLALASAATKLTVENTSARYVAPTDGKAGSVTFTADVSDNSGVKGLKVIAWPASSKLDPAEAEMAHVDSAECRSTSDETSRCTYTLKVTKAEAADLAKGTWHISALATAKDGDTEFVSPAASFEVTG from the coding sequence ATGTCCAAGCGCATCATCGTCTCGTCCGTCGTCGGTGTCCTCGCCCTCGGCGGAGTGGCCGCCGGTGGTCTCGCCCTCGCCTCGGCCGCCACGAAGCTCACCGTGGAGAACACCTCGGCGCGCTATGTCGCCCCGACCGACGGCAAGGCCGGCTCGGTCACCTTCACCGCGGACGTGAGCGACAACTCCGGCGTCAAGGGTCTCAAGGTCATCGCCTGGCCCGCGAGTTCGAAGCTCGACCCGGCCGAGGCGGAGATGGCGCACGTGGACAGCGCCGAGTGCCGCAGCACCTCGGACGAGACGTCCCGCTGCACCTACACGCTGAAGGTCACGAAGGCGGAGGCGGCCGACCTCGCCAAGGGCACCTGGCACATCTCGGCACTGGCGACGGCCAAGGACGGCGACACGGAGTTCGTGTCCCCCGCCGCCTCGTTCGAGGTCACGGGCTGA
- a CDS encoding cold-shock protein has translation MATGTVKWFNAEKGFGFIAQDGGGADVFAHYSNIATQGFRELQEGQKVTFDVTQGQKGPQAENIVPA, from the coding sequence ATGGCCACCGGTACTGTTAAGTGGTTCAACGCTGAAAAGGGCTTCGGCTTCATCGCGCAGGACGGCGGCGGCGCCGACGTCTTCGCCCACTACTCGAACATCGCCACCCAGGGCTTCCGTGAGCTTCAGGAAGGCCAGAAGGTGACCTTCGACGTCACGCAGGGCCAGAAGGGCCCGCAGGCGGAGAACATCGTTCCCGCCTGA
- a CDS encoding VOC family protein: MVSRLNPYLSFDGDARQALEFYKEVFGGELSLNTYGSFGQPGAAESDKIMHGMLETPSGFTLMGADAPPGVNHTPGNNFSVSLSGDDDTELRGYWEKLSAGGTVAVPLDKQMWGDVFGMCTDRFGIPWMVNISEPQA; this comes from the coding sequence ATGGTCTCGCGGCTCAACCCGTACCTCAGTTTCGACGGCGACGCCCGGCAGGCGTTGGAGTTCTACAAGGAGGTCTTCGGCGGCGAACTGTCGCTGAACACCTACGGCAGCTTCGGCCAGCCGGGCGCCGCCGAGTCCGACAAGATCATGCACGGCATGCTGGAGACCCCGAGCGGCTTCACCCTGATGGGCGCCGACGCCCCGCCCGGCGTGAACCACACCCCCGGCAACAACTTCTCCGTCAGCCTCAGCGGCGACGACGACACCGAACTGCGTGGCTACTGGGAGAAGCTCTCCGCCGGCGGCACGGTCGCCGTCCCCCTCGACAAACAGATGTGGGGCGACGTCTTCGGCATGTGCACGGACCGCTTCGGCATCCCGTGGATGGTCAACATCAGCGAGCCACAGGCCTGA
- a CDS encoding glycosyltransferase → MRVLLASYDSRGGVEPVAGLAVRLRGLGAEVRVCAPPDEEFERRLAGVDVPLVPFGRSVRAMMTAATPPTADGVPRRAAELLAQFDVVAEAAEGCDVLLATGLLPAAACVRSVADKLDIPYLYASFQSISLPSPHHPPMQRPGRPLPPGMTDNRVLWDLDAQSANDLFGEVINTHRASVGLPPVDNVRDHVFTDRPWLATDPVLDPWQEPSDLDVVQTGTWILPDERPLPAALTAFLEAGTPPVYLGFGSIALRGAEDVARVSIEAIRAHGRRAVVSRGWADLALVDDRDDCFVVGEANHHALFRRAAAVVHHGGSGTTTAATWAGAPQVVVAQGADQPYFAARVADLGIGVAHDGPTPTFESLSAALDVALAPETRARATAVAGMVRTDGATVAAKLLLDTISQEGQPVST, encoded by the coding sequence ATGCGTGTGCTGTTGGCGAGCTACGACTCGCGCGGGGGCGTCGAACCGGTGGCGGGACTCGCGGTGCGGTTGCGTGGACTCGGCGCGGAGGTGCGGGTGTGTGCGCCGCCGGACGAGGAATTCGAGCGGCGGCTGGCCGGTGTCGACGTACCGCTGGTGCCGTTCGGCCGGTCGGTGCGCGCGATGATGACCGCGGCGACGCCGCCGACGGCGGACGGCGTGCCCCGGCGCGCGGCCGAGTTGCTCGCACAGTTCGACGTGGTCGCCGAGGCGGCCGAGGGCTGCGATGTGCTGCTGGCGACCGGCCTGCTCCCGGCGGCGGCCTGCGTGCGGTCGGTGGCCGATAAACTGGACATCCCCTACCTATATGCGAGCTTCCAGTCGATCTCCCTGCCGTCACCCCACCACCCGCCGATGCAGCGCCCGGGCCGGCCGTTGCCCCCGGGCATGACCGACAACCGGGTGCTGTGGGACCTGGACGCCCAGAGCGCGAACGACCTGTTCGGCGAGGTGATCAACACCCACCGGGCGTCGGTCGGCCTGCCACCGGTGGACAACGTCCGCGACCATGTCTTCACCGACCGCCCGTGGCTGGCGACGGACCCGGTCCTGGACCCGTGGCAGGAGCCGTCGGACCTCGACGTCGTACAGACCGGCACGTGGATCCTGCCGGACGAGCGCCCGCTCCCGGCCGCGCTGACCGCGTTCCTGGAGGCCGGCACACCCCCGGTGTACCTCGGCTTCGGCAGCATCGCCCTGCGCGGCGCGGAGGACGTCGCCCGGGTGTCCATCGAGGCGATCCGCGCGCACGGCCGCCGGGCGGTCGTCTCCCGCGGCTGGGCCGACCTGGCCCTCGTCGACGACCGGGACGACTGCTTCGTCGTCGGCGAGGCCAACCACCACGCGCTGTTCCGCCGGGCGGCCGCCGTCGTCCACCACGGCGGCTCGGGCACGACGACCGCGGCAACCTGGGCGGGCGCGCCGCAGGTGGTGGTGGCTCAGGGGGCGGACCAGCCGTACTTCGCGGCCCGGGTCGCCGATCTGGGCATCGGCGTGGCCCACGACGGCCCGACCCCGACGTTCGAGTCCCTGTCGGCCGCGCTCGACGTGGCCCTGGCGCCCGAGACGCGCGCCCGGGCGACCGCCGTGGCCGGGATGGTCCGTACGGACGGGGCGACGGTGGCGGCGAAGCTGCTCCTTGACACGATCAGCCAGGAAGGACAGCCGGTGTCCACGTGA
- the helR gene encoding RNA polymerase recycling motor ATPase HelR gives MNPPATTSAFDLPDRLSAKADPALIADDERHFTALAQCLEQSIAEVSAQLDAARKAPGGLGRQAMDRDTEIHRLTARLRTLRRFGLDLCLGHMVSADDSEPVYIGRLGLTDSTTGRRLLIDWRSPAAEPFFGATHANPMGLTSRRRYRWTNSRITDYWDEVFSPDGLTDHHASLDDQSAFIASLGTNRSERMRDVLGTIQADQDAIIRASSRGALVVDGGPGTGKTVVALHRSAYLLHSDPRLGHRRGGVLFVGPHRPYLSYVADVLPSLGEEGVQTCILRDLVTEGAAAGIEPDPESARLKSSADLVGSIEKAVRFYEEPPAKGMTVTTHWSDIWLSAEDWTAAFEAAEPGTPHNEARHQVWEELLTILTDKHDGDAPPNLLRKSLLQNRDLVATFNRAWPLLEATDLVGDLWSVPAYLRMCAPWLSREEVRRLQREDPQAWTVSDLPLLDAARQRLGDPETARRKRRHAATIAAQRERMERVVDNLIEAVSNSGADADDGEGLVTMLRGEDAKVSLVDESELTTADPDLLAGPFAHIVVDEAQELTDAEWQMLLQRCPSRSFTIVGDRAQARHGFTESWQERLERIGLDRVTLASLSINYRTPEEIMTEAEPVIRAALPDANVPTSIRSGGVPVVHGPASDLDPILDTWLAEHAEGIACVIAVPESGTASRTASRTAFGTTPRVRSLTPELSKGLEFDLVVLIDPEDFGEGIEGAVDRYVAMTRATQQLVILTTT, from the coding sequence GTGAACCCCCCGGCCACCACCAGCGCATTCGACCTCCCCGACCGTCTCTCCGCCAAGGCCGACCCGGCACTGATCGCCGACGACGAGCGGCACTTCACGGCGCTCGCGCAGTGCCTGGAGCAGTCGATCGCCGAGGTGTCCGCCCAACTCGACGCCGCACGCAAGGCACCCGGCGGCCTGGGCCGGCAGGCGATGGACCGGGACACGGAGATCCACCGTCTCACCGCCCGCCTGCGCACCCTGCGCCGCTTCGGCCTGGACCTTTGCCTGGGCCACATGGTGAGCGCGGACGACTCCGAGCCCGTCTACATCGGCCGCCTCGGCCTCACGGACAGCACGACGGGCCGCCGACTGCTGATCGACTGGCGCTCCCCGGCGGCCGAGCCGTTCTTCGGAGCCACCCACGCCAACCCGATGGGCCTGACGAGCCGCCGCCGCTACCGCTGGACCAACAGCCGCATCACCGACTACTGGGACGAGGTGTTCTCCCCGGACGGGCTCACCGACCACCACGCCTCCCTCGACGACCAGTCCGCCTTCATCGCCAGCCTGGGCACCAACAGGTCCGAACGCATGCGAGACGTCCTCGGCACCATTCAGGCCGACCAGGACGCGATCATCCGAGCGAGCTCGCGCGGCGCCCTGGTCGTGGACGGCGGCCCCGGCACCGGCAAGACGGTCGTGGCACTCCACCGCTCCGCCTACCTCCTCCACTCCGACCCCCGACTGGGCCACCGTCGGGGCGGCGTCCTCTTCGTAGGCCCCCACCGCCCCTACCTCTCCTACGTCGCCGACGTCCTCCCGAGCCTCGGCGAGGAGGGCGTACAGACCTGCATCCTGCGGGACCTGGTCACCGAGGGAGCGGCTGCCGGTATCGAGCCCGACCCGGAGTCGGCCCGGCTGAAGTCGTCGGCGGACCTGGTGGGTTCGATCGAGAAGGCCGTCAGGTTCTACGAGGAGCCGCCCGCCAAGGGCATGACGGTCACCACCCACTGGTCCGACATCTGGCTGAGCGCCGAAGACTGGACGGCCGCCTTCGAAGCGGCGGAACCCGGCACCCCCCACAACGAGGCCCGCCACCAGGTCTGGGAGGAACTCCTCACGATCCTGACCGACAAACACGACGGCGACGCCCCACCCAACCTCCTCCGCAAGTCCCTCCTTCAGAACAGGGACCTGGTCGCCACCTTCAACCGCGCCTGGCCCCTCCTCGAAGCGACCGACCTGGTCGGAGACCTGTGGTCGGTCCCCGCCTACCTCCGCATGTGCGCGCCCTGGCTCAGCCGCGAGGAGGTGCGGCGGTTGCAGCGCGAGGACCCCCAAGCGTGGACGGTCTCCGACCTTCCCCTCCTGGACGCGGCCCGCCAACGCCTCGGCGACCCGGAAACGGCCCGGCGCAAGCGCCGGCACGCGGCCACCATCGCCGCCCAGCGCGAGCGCATGGAACGGGTCGTGGACAACCTGATCGAAGCCGTATCGAACTCCGGCGCCGACGCCGACGACGGCGAAGGCCTGGTGACGATGTTGCGTGGCGAGGACGCCAAGGTCAGCCTGGTCGACGAGTCCGAACTGACCACCGCCGACCCGGACCTGCTCGCCGGCCCGTTCGCCCACATCGTCGTGGACGAGGCGCAGGAACTGACCGACGCGGAGTGGCAGATGCTGTTGCAGCGCTGCCCGTCCCGCAGTTTCACCATCGTCGGCGACCGCGCCCAGGCGAGGCACGGCTTCACGGAGTCCTGGCAGGAGCGGCTGGAGCGGATCGGGCTCGACCGGGTCACCCTGGCCTCCCTGAGCATCAACTACCGCACTCCCGAAGAGATCATGACGGAGGCCGAGCCGGTGATCCGAGCCGCGCTCCCCGACGCCAACGTCCCGACGTCCATCCGCAGCGGCGGCGTCCCGGTCGTACACGGACCGGCCTCGGACCTGGACCCGATCCTCGACACCTGGCTCGCGGAACATGCCGAGGGGATCGCCTGCGTCATCGCCGTCCCCGAATCCGGTACGGCATCCCGCACGGCATCCCGCACAGCCTTCGGTACGACGCCCCGCGTCCGCTCCCTGACTCCCGAGCTGTCGAAGGGCCTCGAATTCGACCTGGTGGTCCTCATCGACCCGGAGGACTTCGGCGAAGGCATCGAAGGAGCGGTGGACCGCTATGTCGCGATGACCCGAGCGACGCAGCAACTGGTCATCCTCACGACGACCTGA